Below is a genomic region from Balaenoptera ricei isolate mBalRic1 chromosome 3, mBalRic1.hap2, whole genome shotgun sequence.
GTACACACGAAGACAAACCAcattctaggccataaaacacactctaacaaatttaaaatgtcagaaatcATATAAAGTCTGTTCTCAGACTGCAGCGAGGTCAAACTGGaagtcaagaagaaaaacaaagctggaaaattccaaaatacttGAAGGTTAAACGGTTCAATTCTAAGCAATACATGGACCTTGCTGTCTGTATGTGAACTGAATAACATGCACAGTGACCAATCACCTACAGACTTTGAAAGAAGGGACCTGATTGTTCACTGACCATGATACACATCTGTTATATCCCGGGTGATTTGTGGAGTTAAGAACTAGCTGTGAAGTTTGTACTTTATGCCCTTCCTCACAGTTAATATGGCAGTAACTGAAATTTGATGGTTTTGTTGTGGTCCTGGGATTATTTAACTAAATCATGGTAACTGAAATTCATGCATGGGCAAACTGTTCAGAGCGAGGACTGCATGTGTAGCATACATTGGGTAACATTCCATTGCAAgaaacaaatacctagaagactGTAAGATAGGATGAGAAATCATACTCTTGTTATGAGGAAGTCTGTCCCTAAGCAGAACATGAAACTGAGATATCATAAAGAAAAAGGCGAGTTgatttgacttgataaaaattaaagaattctgcacagcaaaaggcaACCCAAACATAAAGATAACTGACAAACTGGGAAACCAAATATAAATATCTGACCATGGATTTGGCCAACaattccttttcttcacaatagTATGAGGAGGGAAAATCTCAGTGAGTCAAACCTCATGAATCAATAGATGAGAGGTTAGACTAAAGTTCTCATATGGTGTGGATTTAATTTTATGGAATGCAACTTACCTTCCAACAGAAAATGTGAGTATTACCAGTCTTATGAAGATTAGAGAAACCTTGAGTAACTGTGTGATAGATGCATCTCTTTCCTGTTCTATAAGAGGAGGAGAACAATGAACAGAATGTCTATTTCTCCAGGGCAGAATTCCAATATTGCCTCTGTACCACTGAGCCTTGTAAAACATCGAAGCGGACAGTCTTTAGCAAATCACTCTTAAAGAGtcaagagggaaagaaatggaaaggctaATGAACTTGCCAATGACCTATGTAGCCCTGACTGCTGAAAACAGCGATGATGGGAAATATGTGATGCCACGTATGTGAAACTTGAAGAGCACAGAGATTCAAATGGAGTAGAGTAGGGAAGAATGCCTCTGATAACCCACCCAAGTTGAATTATTTATAGTCTCAACTGGGAAATGTTGATTAAGAAATGAGAGGAAACAGGCAAGAGCGGCCCCTGAAATTGTGCCTAAATACCTCCAATATTCCTAAGGAATCCCGCGGACAACTGTGTCAGAGCGGAGCTGACAAAGGGAGTATATAGTAAGCGCAGAGGTCATGCCCTTGTCAGCCAGCATACGGAGAGCATTACTGATCCTCAGCAAATCATTACTGATCCTCAGGAAAATGTACTGTGACTGGGTCCAAAACCTGACTGGAATTTTCCATAGATGTGTGATATTGGAGATGGGTTTGCAGCTGCACTTGCCAAATCACCTTTGCAAAGCACAGTAGGCCACAGCCAGAGGAGCAAAGGCTGCTCTGCTCTTTCTCAAGCAGAAAAGGATTTTAGAAGTGCCCACTTCTGTCCCACAAAGGATGGGGATAGCAGATTACGAATTAGTGATTAGCACAGTATCTGTGATCCCTCGGCTAATTTCCGTCTTGAAGCTGGGATATAAAGACTCAGGTGTTGGGTGATGAGCCACAAGCCGTCTGAACAGGTGCTTAATCAGGACTGGACAGGATGAATTCAGGCCTGGGCATCTGGCATCTGGTTCCAGCCCTTTTCCTGGCAGTTAACCTTTAGACATGTCCCTGACACCTTTGCATCTGTAGCTTTTCGTTGTTGTTGTCAGGTTgtttaaatgtgtaaaatggtgataacactACTTGGTggcatattctattttaaaaaaccttccatTACTCCACGCACATCAAACAGTAAATGCGTTCTCTTAGTAAACCTGCATAACAATTTTCTGAACTCTTGTGCTCTGGGCAAGACTTATGAATACAGCAGGCAAATAAAGTGAAAGGTGAGACAGTACATAGTGTTGTATTCAATTGGGTCTTGATACCCAAGTGTGACTCTTCACCAAGGATTATGCAGTAGTTCAGGACACAGATTAAAGTTGTTTAGAGTGTGTCCTAAAGTCTCACTGGCAGAATTTAAATCTCTACTCTGGAAATTGTAGACCTGAGACAAATTGCTTCCCTCAACTTCATTTCCTGCATCTGAGAaagataatagtatctaccttgtaGTAGACTGAATAATACCATTGCCCCCaaatgtccacattctaatccccagaacctgtgaatgtcaccttaaatggcagaagggactttgcCAGTGGGATGAAAGTAAgggttttgagatggggagattctcCTGGACTACCTGGATGGACCCAAATGTAACCACTGGTATTCtcataagagagaggcagagggagtttTTACTCCAAAGAGAATGTGATGATGAAGTTGGGGTTGGATTGATGTGGCCAGAAGTCAAGGAATgctggcaaggaaacagattctcccttggaGCCTCTAGAAGGAGGATGGACGGCCTTGTCAACTCCTCGTTCCAGCCCAGGGAAACTGGTTCTGGACCTCTCTCTTCCAGAACCATAAGAAaataagtgtgttttgttttaagcaagcacatttgtagtaatttgttacagcagccctaggaaactaatgcgTACCTCATAGGAACTATTTCTCCAATTAAAATGTGTGCCTGGAAACACACTTGGTGGCATGTCTGACACATGGTAGGTACGCTACTGTAGGTCGTTCTTGGAAACTGAAGCCTTGGTTTTGAGGGATCATCAAAACCAGTACAGTGGTTGCCGTGTTTCTCCTTGTTCATCCTGGTGACAAACCTGGTAGAGAGAGCTCCATCCTTTCCCACAGGATGCCCACCCCAGTACTTAGAGGGAAGAGGCTATGTCTCACTTAAGgcaccttcctcttttcctttctactttttttttcattcatcttcaTCCAACTGgcctttctaaattttaaagaaaacaagaccATTTCTCGATGGATTCAGATACTACCCCAAGTTAATATTCCAACCAAGTTCTTGTTCTTCCGGGTCTCATCACCAGAAATTTCTGAGCCTAAATCCTCTCTAGTTTTTAGGATcacccattttctcatttctcccttcTCTAGTTCAGAGTCTTGTCAGTTTAGTCCTTTCCCTAACCACAACTTATAATAAGGTGACACAGCAAAGTGATGAAAGTCTAGACGGTCTGGTTTTAGTCCTGGGTTTTTGCCACCTACTTACTGTGTGGCATTAGGCAAGCtattcaacctctctgggcctcagtttccccaaaaaAAGGTGAATATTACATACCTATAGGGTTGCCAttatgaggattcagtgagttaatatttgctaagcacttagaatagtactTGTTGTAGTCTAAGCACTACAGTTGTGCTTGTTAATAACAGTAATTGCAATTCCAAGCGTAAAACTTACTCAGCTTTCTGTCATAACTTTGAAAGGTTGGTCTATCTTTTGGCCGGCGTTTCAGGTAACTGAGTCGAGGCACGGGCTGAGGCATTGCTACCACTGGGTGGTGTGTTCCCAGAACTTGGAACAGCGGTGTGAAATGGGTAGTAGTTCTACTTGGAGACGGGGCAGACTGGACAATGACGGcccgggaaggaggtgtggtgtccatagcttCGGGGTCAGAGGTGCCGCCTGCTGAATGACCAATGGCAGCCAAAGCCGtaaatggggggctggggaaaacaggggcagaatggacagtgacggcccgggaaggaggtgtggtgtccatagcttCGGGGTCAGAGGTGCCGCCTGCTGAATGACCAATGGCAGCCGAAGCTGtaaatggggggctggggaaaacgGGGGCAGAATGGACAGTGACGGcccgggaaggaggtgtggtgtccatagcttcagggtcagaggtgccgcctgctgaatgaccaatggcagccgaagccgtaaatggggggctggggaaaacaggggCAGAATGGACAATGCcggcctgggaaggaggtgtggtgtccatagcttCCATATCAGAGCTGCTGCCTGCCTGATCTGAGAAAAGAGAGTGAAAGTGGGAGAGCTTCTCCCTAGCTTCTAACTCTTCTCGAGGTCTAGCACGCACTGGACAGCTCAGCCTGGTGCTGTGACATTCCATTGTACGTGTCACAGAGCAAGggcaggcgggggcgggggtggggcgggggccaCAGGCAAGCCCAGCCCGTGGAGAAACCCGGCCCAAGGACAAAGAGCCCGAACTCTTCTGGGACTTCTCGCTGTGGGTGGCAGGTGTTTGGCACCGGATGGGCCACCGTGCGGAGACTGTTGGGGACTCTGGAAGCCTTCTCCTCCAGAGCTCACCCTGCCTGGGCACCAGCTCTGCAggtgttgcgtttaatgttgtcccagaggtctcttaggctgtcttcatttcttttcattcttttttctttagtctgttccgcagcagtgaattccaccgttctgtcttccaggtcacttatccgttcttctgccgccgttattctgctattgattccttctagtgtagttttcatttcagttattgtattggtcatctctgtttgtttgttctttaattcttctaggtctttgttaatcatttcttgcatcttctcaatctttgcctccattcttattccgaggtcctggatcatcttcactatcattattctgaattctttttctggaaggctgcctatctccacttcattgagttgtttttctggggttttatcttgttccttcatctggtatgtagccctctgccttttcatcttgtctgtctttctgtaaatgtggtttttggtccacaggctgcaggactgtagttttccttgcttctgctgtctgccctctggtggttgaggctatctaagaggcttgatgggaggctctgatggtgggtagagctgactgttgctgtggtggtcagagctcagtaaaactttaatccacttgactgctgatgggtgggggctgggttccctccctgatggttgttttgcctgaggcaacccaacactggagcctacctgggctctttggtggggctaatggcagactctgggagggctcacgccaaagagtacttcccagaacctccgctgccagtgtccttgtccccacggtgaaacagagccagcccccgcctctgcaggagaccctccaacactagcaggtaggtctggttcagcctcccccagggtcactgctccttcccccgggacCCGATGTGCACACTGTtccgtgtgcgccctccaagagtggggtctctgtttcccccagtcctgtcgaagtcctgcaatcaattcccactaggcttcaaagtctgattctctaggaattcctcctcccgttgccggacccccaggttgggaagcctgacgtggggctcagaacctccactccagtgggtggacttctgtggtataagtgttcgccagtctgtgagtcacccacccagcagttatgggatttgattttattgtgattgcgccccctcctaccgtctcattgtggcttctcctttgtctttggatgtggggtatctttttcggtgagtttcagtgtcttcctgtcgatgattgtccagcagccagttgtgattctggtgctctcgaagagggagtgagagcacgtccttctactctgccatcttggttaatcttccCTATAACAGCCAGAATGTCTCTGgatgaaaacagaataaaattaaagcaatattTTTCACCTCCTCATTCCTCTAGTGGCTTCCTTTCATCTTCGTTTCTCTCTCAGTCCAAACCTGGTCAGTCTGATTCTCGCTTTCTGACCACTCTCACTATCTTTTGAAGCACAGAACCGTGAATCCACTCTTCCGATAAATCTAAGATTCATGACATCTTCTGCACTCATAACTGAATTTCTAGACatctcattcctgggataagttcCATCATTCCAGTTGCTTATAGGAATTCAAGACAACGTTAGTATACAATGTTCTGTTACATATCTTTGTTTTAGGACAAGCATACTGACCTTGAGGTGAGACTGAAGGAAACAACAAATCCAGGAAGAAAGTGTGAAAGAGAACGTTAGAAAAAACTTAGTGAGGGCGATATTCAGAAATAATATtattcacagacatagacaaaATATAAAGCACAGGATTAGAGAAGGGAAAGGCGTCACACAGATTCTGCACTGGCAACAAAAATTAGTCATTTCAGATTTTCAACAAGTGTATTTTCATATTAGATTACACCACTGTACCTTAATGTAAGTTTCTAAAAGAACAAATTTTgtctaaaatttaccatttcctagggcaggaaaaaaagtagtttcttaaacacaaaggaaaagaaaagaaggctagCTGCTCCCCTTCTCGTTTAAGTAGCTAACTGTGATCCTACAACGTCAGTCAGCTTAGTTCTAGACACACCCATCTTAGAACTGACAACTCCTTTACCCACCCCAGTCCATGTCTTAGACCCAAGTCATCCAGGAGCAAAAGTAGAAAAACACTGACAGCTTCAGTTATTCTGTAGAAAACAGAACTCTAATtcatttggaagattttgaaataattttctcaaatgtgaaaataatgttTCCCTAATTACACCCATTATTTCTCATTCCAAATCTATCAAATCCACCCCCAAAGGCACAATCTAAAAGCAATAATGAAGACTATATGGCTCTATAAACATCAATTCATTTCCAATACTGCTCAGCAGAAAGAGATGCAAAGTAGCCATGATTCCTATTCCTACCTTAGCACGAAGCCCCTGAGGTTCATTACTGCTTTTCATAACAACAGgcagttttccctttttaaaaattaatcaatttcatTGAAAGTAGTATCGATATTATCCTCCAAATACTTAAGACTTCTAACAGCCAGTGCCATCCAGCTCACCTTCAGGATCTAAATTTTACTTTAAGAATCTAAAacaagaagtttatttcttgaatGCAAGCACCATTTCAACTTGCACTttaatgttttctaatatttcagtACTAAAACGAgagttttttaaaactcattgtcAGAATAATGAAAGGCAAGGATAACAAGATTTATGATCGCCATCACATAAGATAAAtagatgaaaaacagagaaacaaaatgacaaacaaaaCTCCTCACAACCACACAGCAAATACGTAGTGGATCCGTGAGAGGAATGTAGGTCTACTGACACACCTCCTGGACATACTTTATATGTCCTATGATGCTTACAGACTCCTGAAGGGATCTACAAAAATCCACGGATCTTTGGcatttggaaaacagtgtagaaTGCAGACAATGTTCAAAGTCAAAGAGAGGCCAATCATTTATCTAAATGACTGTTCCcaatgatcttttttatttttgttggttaGGACACATTAcgttagaataattttagatcaGTGATGACACTCACTGAAATCTCATATAGATGCAAAGTTTTATATGAGACACgagaaaatccctgaaaaaagaaaaattaagcttaTTCCTGTCGAGAGTGAGCAACCTTAAGGATCTTTTTAACTATTTTACAGTTCAGGAGTCATATTTCACTTTGGCATCAAACTTTAGCTCTTGGGAAAtaaatttaggagaaaaaaaatctgcatatagaaTAACTATATATAATTCTAATGTTTCCAGTGTCAAGTAAAAACTTGAGGTAACCATCAAAATTTCTATCAAGACTGTAATAAATTATAAGGTGCTGTGCCCACAAGAAACTTTAGGAAGATGGCCTAATAGAACTGACTATGTAAAGCGGTgtgatttattcttcttttaaatgaaatcagtGAAATTCATCTAGGAGGACGAAGGAAGAAACAAGCGGCCCCCCCCCAGAAAGCAAGCTGAAGCCAGCAGGATCTGATAAAGAACCAGTCGCCTTCCGTTACAACACTCGCAGCATCtcgttttccctttttcttttcgtttttttaAACACAACCCATTCTCCCTCAAGAAAGCACACACAATCACCACACTCATTTCTCCTCTATTCCAGCTACGTCAAGACCACATTCACCAACACTGTCCTTCGTGGATCAAAGATACATgactataaatttaaaagtaaggaaatgcttTAAGGAACCATTTTCCTCATCAATTGTATACTAGTTTACGCCAAATCTATATACAGCTTAATATTAATTTCCCTATGGGAGATTTCTGAAGACATTAAGCTGAATGATCAATTCGggatttctttacagaaaaaatatttacaaatatgaagattaaatatgtAGGTTTATATTCTCAGGTTATACTGTGCCATAGATGCTTGAATGTACTGTGATACCAATATAAAATCACAAACATAAAACCCactttccaaatgaaaatgtCAACAAAAATTTTAGGTCAACCTAAGCAAATAAACTTTCAGGATGCAGTTAAAACAGTCAAATATCTAATGATAATAGTAAACATATTCAGCTGGCTACACACATTTAAAATGGAATACATGAGAAGATAACGTTAATTTGGAAATACTTCCTTCCACCCCCAGccactgaaataattttattcactCTCTTTGCGCACATCTTCAATATCAATTCaccaaaggaagaagatgtgccaTTACTTTATGTAttaccaagaaataaaaaaatatataccaattaAATCACGCCATTATTTATTCACGTATCCCAGTTTCAGtgatgttaaaatgtaaaaatacaagtTAGAATTGGTATTTCACtgtgacagaagaggagagaggttATCTATACTTTTGTTTAACCTGCAGATAGAAAAGTAATCCTACTgaattatattaaataagaatatttaatgcatatgcgtttacttatatttttacagaaagaaaagtatatgGGCAATGGTAAACATATTACAAACATatagaagaaacaaatataaaaatatattcactatAACAAACAAGGGTATAAGGGACTATTAAATCTCCATCTGCTTGATCAACGGTCTGAATGTGTGGGGGATGGAAAgataaaagtgaagaaatgtgGGATGATTAGACAGTAAAATGAGAAAGGAGCTGTGTCTCTACgttttaatgtatgtatttattgggCCCACAACAATGTACAGTCCTGGGACAGAATGTGATAGATACTATaacaaaagcacacacacacacaaaaaaaaaaaaaaaaaggaaagagacattACTACCTAAGAGAGgtcagtaaagttttttttttccccaaaaaaagaTAACAATTAAAAGGGGTCAAATCCCCACAAATGaataaggggaaagaaaattttaGTCAAAGAGAAAATACTCAGAAAAAGCAGATAACAAAAAAGCATTCACCTCCTAATTCTAAAGCccagttttaaagaaaacagagttAAATCTACTAATATCAGACCAAAAGTTGGAAATATCTTGTAAACTCTAAGTTTGCCAACACATTTTGaaagatttataaaaagtaaaaataactccGTTTTCATTACATAAAATTTCAGGTACTAGtaagctttaaaaacaaataaaaaaacttaaaaggtcATATCTTCGAGCCATGAGGATTTAAGCCTAGCAACTATCTTCCCTAAATTCTCCAAATACCACCAGAGAAGTACTTTCTCTTACACATGCACGCGTGCAAATAACACCACAGACTAAATCTCACTCCCGGCATGATGGGAAAACGACCCCATTCTTTGTGTTCAAGCTCAGTTCATTATGTTCATCTTGAACTACAGAAGTATAGATTCCTCTCACTTACCAAAATGAGGTTAACAGTTACTGCTGTAGCAATTTAGACAGTTAATTCAGGGGCTAACTACCTTGAGCCTGAATTCTGAGCAAACTGGGAACacccttgctttaaaaaaaaaaatcaagcagctCCAAATCTTATGAATACATCATATACCAGTTGTTTAATAGAGCCAGTTGTTTATAAACCAGAATGTAGTTCCCTTGGAAACATTATAAACACAGGTTAAGTTTTCTTGCTAGTCCACAAAATTTAAGTTTAATCATGATGTAAAAGCCTAGAACTAATAGTTCTAGATGAGGTCTGGAAAAGACAgttagcaaagaaaatgaaagcaaccatCACAAAGCAGAAAAACTAAGTTTCCTCCTAATAAAAACCTAATATAAATCTACTTACGAGACTGGCCCCAAAATGTGCTTATGTAcctatacgtgtgtgtgtgtgtgtgtgtgtgtgtgtgtgtgtgtgtgtgtatgtatgtaaataacAACACTGATTCCTGGTTCTCTTGCCTTTGTCAGAATAGTACCAGTAGCAGCACACTATCCTGGCTTTCCCTCTCCATTTTACATCTCCATCTACGTTACAGTTCTAGGACCTAAAATTAGGAGCCTAGGATCCAAAACAACCTGCTAGCCTTCTATCCAAACAACCTCTCAAGCCATTATCATTTAATACTGGTCACAAAAATTAGAAGACCAGACTTAAGAGTCTGAAGTTCAACAAGAAGTCCCTTTTCCGTAATAATTCTGTATCCTGGGGCACACATCAATTGAGTATGTTAAGTATGACTTCCCAGGAGAGCTCAACCAGACCGCAAATGGAAACCTCCTCACTGAAATTTCTAGGTACCGGCAAGCTGTGGAAGAACGCCTCTGCCAGCATTGCCTACAGAGGAAAAGTCCGCTCCTTGCTGGAGCTTTCGTCTTCTGAGGCTAGATGATAAACTCCTGGAAGGCAgagattttgtttgctttgttccctgttgtgtccccagagcccagaacAGTGACCCGCAAATAAGAGCCTTCATAAGtagaaaaattcattcattcattaatgaagAAGGAAAGGGTATATACTTTGTGGCAAAGAGGAGAGTGAGTTACGGAGAGAAAAACTAAACTCACAGATTGGCTATTATTCTCAAGAGCTTGATAACTACAAATCTTACTAACAGTAGTGTTTTTAGAGATGCATATTTAAAGGGAGAGTAACCAGGTAAAAGgaataaggaataaaaagaactTTAGGGTTTTCAAAGATTAAACATGTCTAAGAAAACATGtcctttcttctcatcttttaaTCCCTCTTATAAATTTCAAAACACAACCCCAAATGAAATCTACATCCATTAAAAttccagtttttatattcccacaaatcaggaaatacagtaaatccaaatttcttataaattatttaagttacacaataatattctattattcttTACATCACTGAAAATTCCTAACTTTCATAAACCAAAGGCAATCCTTGATACCTAAATTATGTGAAAAATCAGAAGATGGGTGTCATTCTCCAAACATAAAAGTTGCTAAGTGGGATGCTGAATGTAATTTAAATAAACCTCACATTAGAGTAAAAATTGAGGATTTCTAGTGCAAACACCAAACTCTGCAGATTCATTAGTGCTtctgtatcagaaaaaaaaaggtaataaagcAAATACAGAAGCAAAATTATGCACGGGGGATAATGCTCCCAGTATACTGCCATGGCATGGGTATTTAGCTAAAGGGACGTGAGTGAAAGAGCAGACAACAAGCAATTCTTTCAGGAGTCTGAAAAGATACTACTATCAGAATTTCATCAGCCTACAttactaaacattttaaacattatgcCAAAGAAAAGGCTATTCATCGTGCATCTAAATAGAAACCATAATATGCTCACTTGAGAAGAGAAATATTCAATTTACATTTTGGGTTCCTCATGCTAATCGAAATCAATCTACTTATATAACACGTCAATCTTTAGgtttgtttttactattattttctcccttaaaatCATCTGTGGAGACTATCCAGAACCGCCAGGTGATGACTTTCTTGAAGTGTCAACCTGGGTAGGCTACAGCACCCAGTTAACTTAATCCAACACTAATCTACACGTTGCTATGAAGGTATTTTGCGGATATAAGTAAAGCCTACAATCcatttaagtaaaggagattactaTCCCAGATAATCGAAGTGGGCTATCTCAATTCTTTGGAAGGCCCTAAAAGCAGGTTtcccaaggaaagaaaagaaattttgcctGCGGACCACCGTTCTGGCCCATGCCCACGGGAGTTCTATCCTGCAGGTGATCTCCTCCTGACAGCTTTCCCATACACATTTCAGACTCGCTTAGCCAGCTGCTGACAATCATGCAAGACAATTCCTTGTAATAAAACggatatatatgtatcatatatatataaatatatgtatgtatctctcCTACTGGTTCTGCCTCTCTGGTTGAACTCCAACTGATACACACCACAGTACGgaatataaatttagaaatagTACTTCTTCGATttaattgggaaaaatattttgtatttgcaGATGTATGGGTAGGCCTACATAATCCTCGTTTTAAAATTGCAGTAGCTCAAGACACTGGTACAACACTAAATCATCTGACAGGAACTACCATTGTTCTGGAAGAGCAGTGTAAGggactatttgtttttctcaagacCACAAAGAATAAGTCTGGGAATTCTTCATGATTTAATCTAAACCTATTAATACTGGAGAATCTTACAT
It encodes:
- the LOC132362734 gene encoding mucin-2-like isoform X2; this encodes MECHSTRLSCPVRARPREELEAREKLSHFHSLFSDQAGSSSDMEAMDTTPPSQAGIVHSAPVFPSPPFTASAAIGHSAGGTSDPEAMDTTPPSRAVTVHSAPVFPSPPFTASAAIGHSAGGTSDPEAMDTTPPSRAVTVHSAPVFPSPPFTALAAIGHSAGGTSDPEAMDTTPPSRAVIVQSAPSPSRTTTHFTPLFQVLGTHHPVVAMPQPVPRLSYLKRRPKDRPTFQSYDRKLKQERDASITQLLKVSLIFIRLVILTFSVGR
- the LOC132362734 gene encoding mucin-2-like isoform X5, whose product is MECHSTRLSCPVRARPREELEAREKLSHFHSLFSDQAGSSSDMEAMDTTPPSQAGIVHSAPVFPSPPFTASAAIGHSAGGTSDPEAMDTTPPSRAVTVHSAPVFPSPPFTASAAIGHSAGGTSDPEAMDTTPPSRAVTVHSAPVFPSPPFTALAAIGHSAGGTSDPEAMDTTPPSRAVIVQSAPSPSRTTTHFTPLFQVLGTHHPVVAMPQPVPRLSYLKRRPKDRPTFQSYDRKLSAGNQAVNRTVSPLRMLIV
- the LOC132362734 gene encoding mucin-2-like isoform X3; this encodes MECHSTRLSCPVRARPREELEAREKLSHFHSLFSDQAGSSSDMEAMDTTPPSQAGIVHSAPVFPSPPFTASAAIGHSAGGTSDPEAMDTTPPSRAVTVHSAPVFPSPPFTASAAIGHSAGGTSDPEAMDTTPPSRAVTVHSAPVFPSPPFTALAAIGHSAGGTSDPEAMDTTPPSRAVIVQSAPSPSRTTTHFTPLFQVLGTHHPVVAMPQPVPRLSYLKRRPKDRPTFQSYDRKLTLYRKSYTGRKRRILSIGEEETAITSH